A region of the Methylocystis sp. MJC1 genome:
GGAGCTTGTTGGTTTCATGTGGTGCGTTGCAAAGGAGGCGCAAACCGCCTGAGACGCAACACAGGCAATTGATTATCCGCTCGCGCATGGGCGGGGACTGGATCTCGGCGAGGGGAATACCCGTCACACGCTTTGTGGCCGGCAACAGCCGACGCCCGTTGTAAGATAGGGACAGCCCCAGACCCATTTTCGGGAATGCGGTAACCAACCCGCGCATAAGAGCTTGATCACCGACGTCTTTCAGATCCAGTCCCTACCCCTGCGCGACAACCGTCCTTCCACGCCGCTTCCCGTGGCGTGAAGTCGCTCGTCAAATTTGTTGACAGCGGACATAAGAGCGCTGTTGCGGTCCCACCTTCCAACCGATGCTGAAAGCAGCGAGTCTGATCTCCTGATTTGGAGATAAGGCTTGTGTCCAGACTTGACCCTACGCTTGAGCCTAATGGCGGAGCGGTGCGCCGGATCGAAGTGATCACGGGCGGCGGCGAACGTCGTCGACGATGGTCGGTTGCGGAGAAGGCGCAAGCCGTCGAAGAGTCGCTTGCGCCTGGCGCGGTGGTTTCAGTTGTCGCGCGACGGCATGGGCTGGCGCCGCAGCAATTGTTTTCGTGGCGACGAAAGGCGCGACGGCAAGCGGAACTCGATGCTGTTTCATTTGCGCCGGTTGTTGTCGAGCGACGAGAGGAAGCGCCCGTCGCTCTGGGGTCGGAGAGCAGACCGGTTGCTCGCCCGCACGTGATTGAGCTCGCAATTGACGGTGCAAGCGTCTGGATCTGGCGTGACGCGCCCATGGGCATGGTCACGGCGATTATCGACGCCTTGAAGGCGAGTTCATGATCGGGCCGACAGGCGCGATCCGCGTCATGGTGGCGACGAAGCCCGTCGACTTCCGAAAGGGCGCCGAGGGCTTGGCTGCGCTGGTCCGAGAGACGATGCAGGCAGATCCTTTTGACGGCGCTGTTTATGTGTTCCGCGCGAAAAGGGCTGATCGCATCAAACTGGTGTTCTGGGACGGCACGGGCGTCTGTCTCTTTGCCAAGCGGCTGGAAGATGGCGAGTTCCGCTGGCCGAAGATCGAAGACGGGGTGATGCGGTTGTCCGCGGCGCAGTTTTCGGCGCTGCTGGAGGGGCTCGACTTTCGCCGCGTGCGCGCGGCGAAAGAGACGGCGGCGCCGACCTTGCCGGGATAAGCCGCGACACAGTGAATCAGGGCATCGAAGAACGTCGAAAGGCGGCGGAAAATATGGTCTTCTGCGACTATGGCGCAGGCGATCGAGACGCTTCCCGACGATCCAAACGAACTGAAGGCGATGCTGCTTGCCGAGCGGGCGCGCAACGAGCGTCTCGTTCAGATCATCAAGGAGATGCAGCGCCATCGCTTTGGACGGCGCGCCGAGACCCTTCCCGAAGACCAGATGCTGCTCGCGCTCGAAGAGGTCGAGCAGACGGAAGCGGGCGCCGCGGCGGAGGGGGAAGCCAAGTCCGCCGCCGAACGTGAAAAGGCGGCCAGAAAGCGCCGCACGAACCGTGGCGCGCTACCTGCCCATCTCCCGCGCATCGAAACCATCATCGACATCGAGGATAAAGCCTGTCCTTGCTGCAAGGGCGCGCTCCACCAGATCGGCGAAGATGTCTCTGAGCGGCTCGACGTCGTGCCAGCGCAGTTCCGCGTGCTGGTGACGCGTCGACCCAAATACGCTTGTCGCGCCTGCGAGGGCGCGGTCGTGCAGGCGCCGGCCCCGGCGCGGCTGATCGAAGGCGGCTTGCCGACGGAGGTGACAGTCGCACATGTGCTCGTTTCCAAATACGCCGATCATCTTCCGCTTTATCGCCAAGCACAGATCTACGCCCGGCAGGGGATCGCCCTCGACCGTTCGACGCTCGCCGACTGGGTTGGTCGCGCCGCCTGGCATTTGCGGCCCGTGCACGAGCGGCTTCTGGAACACATCAGATCGTCGACGAAAATCTTCGCTGACGAGACAAGGGCGCCGGTGCTCGACCCCGGGCGCGGGCGTACCAAGACTGGCCAACTTTGGGCTTATGCGCGTGACGACCGGCCATGGGGCGGCGCCGATCCGCCAATCGCAGTCTATGTCTATGCGCAAAACCGAAAGTCCGAGCAGCCGCTCACGCATCTTGCTGGCTTCACGGGCGTCGTGCAGGTCGACGGTTACGCCGGCTATCGCGCGCTGACGCAGAAGAACAGCGTGTCGCTCGCCTTCTGCTGGTCTCACGTCCGCCGGCGCTTCTACGAACTCGCCGCAGCAGGTCCCGCGCCGATCGCCAGCGAGGCTCTGGCGCGCATCGGCGAACTCTACGCCATCGAGAGCGACATCCGCGGCCAAAGCGCCGGCAAACGTCGGGACGCGCGGCAGGAGAAATCCCGCCCCATCCTCGACGCGCTCGAGCCATGGCTGCGTGAAAAACTCGCGCTGATCAGCCAGAAGACCAAGCTCGCCGAGGCGATCCGCTACGCGCTCTCGCGCTGGGACGGCCTGACACGCTTCATCGACGACGGGCGCATCGAGATCGACTCCAATGTCGTCGAACGTGCAATCCGTCCCATCGCCCTCAATCGGAAAAACGCTCTCTTCGCGGGTTCGGACGGAGGCGGCGAAAACTGGGCGATCGTCGCCTCGCTCATCGAGACCTGCAAGCTCAATGGCGTCGATCCGCTGGCCTACATCGCTGACGCTCTTTCTAAGATCGTCAACGGCCATCTCGCAAGTAAGCTCGACGAACTGATGCCTTGGGCCTATGCACAATCCGCCGTGGCCTTCAAAGAGGTGGCCTGAAAACAGCGGTTACGTCGATCCCGCGGCGGGCGCACGACCAAAATCCATGCGCTGACGGACGCTCAATGCCGGCCTGTCGCCTTCATGCTCACGGGCGGCAATGTCGCCAATTGCACGGCCGGCGCAGAGCTTCTGTCGAAGATGCCCGCCTGTAGCATCCTGCATGGCGACAAGGGCTACGACAGCGACGCTGTCCGCCGGCAGGTCGAGCCGGCGGGGCTATGCCCAACATCCCGCTCGACAGCGCGTCAGAGCCAATGCATATTCTCGGCAATGCTGACGACAACCTCGTCCAGAAGCCATTTGTCGCCGCGTTGTGGCGCGCGACGGCGTATCCTCGCAGCGAAGTTCTGGCCAAATTTCTTAGCTCATTGGCGGGTTCGTAGGTTAACGTCGACGCCGCGCATGGCGAGCATTTCCTGGACCATGCGCAGGCTCAAGGGGGAACGGAAATAGTCTCGGGCGGGAAACGATCGCGACGATATAGGCCAGGCGGATGTCGGCATAACTATGCCTTTACCACAAAATCCCACAGCCATCCGTTGACCTGACGGTGCCATCCGCGTTCGGCCATCATTTCCATGAGATCTCGGTAGCTGAGTTTGTATCGCACACCCGCGCATGCAGAGAATGACGATCTCCCGGTCGAATTGACGGGCTTTGAAAAGATCATCGACGCTCAGCATCGCGGTCACTCTTTTACCCGCAAGTATGCCTCGCTCATGCGGTTCGCACCTGAGCCATCCAAATCACTTAGACGTTCGTAGAGCGCGCGCGCCAAATGTTGCGCGTCGTGCTCGTAGGTCTCCGCCAGTTCCAGCAGGCTCCTTTCCGCCTCCAGCGATTGCGCGGTCCCGGCATGGTCTTCCGACAACATCCAATACATCTCCATCGCCTGCCACACGTTGCCTTCACTCCGATAACGGTGCGCCATGGCCAAGAGATGGTCGAGGCTCTGGTGGATCACGTCCGACCGACATTCTTGCCAATGGACGCTGCGCGATGCCGATTGTTCAAATTGCATAGCATACTCCTTTTGTCAGGACTTTGGTCGAGCCGCCAAGTCTTACGGTCCTACAATGCAACCGCCTTTGGTTGCGGCGGCTGTCCCAGAGCGCTGGTTTGCGCCGTCAACGCATCAACGACAAAACTGGTATCATACGCGCCTCAAGTTATCCGCCGGCCGAAGAAACGTATATGTTAAACGCCATATCGCTGCACGGCGACGCCGGATCCCGGTTTAGATTTTCTTCGCTTCCTTGACCGCGTCCTTTATCGCATCTTTCGTGGTTCCGACCGCGTCCCGAACGATGCCTACGACCTGATCGGCTCTCCCTTGGATCTCAAGATCCTTGTCGCCGAGAATCTTTCCCGCGACCTCTTCAATCTGGCCCTTCACCTTCTGCGCTGCACCTTTGATGTTCTCTTTGTCCATGATCGTTCTCCTTTTAGAATAAATCGTTCTACTTTTAGCACTTGCTATCTGGAGAGTCGCGTCACCATTTGGTTGGACGCGACGCGCAACACCGCCAGCGACTTTCCGGTTACGACGTTTGATAGCAGCGACGGTACTTCGCGGGTCAACGAGAATCAGTTCGGTTTCGTGCGTCCCCCGTCGATGCCGCGTGGCTTAATCACGTTCCCGTACCGCTAGATCGGG
Encoded here:
- the tnpA gene encoding IS66-like element accessory protein TnpA, which gives rise to MSRLDPTLEPNGGAVRRIEVITGGGERRRRWSVAEKAQAVEESLAPGAVVSVVARRHGLAPQQLFSWRRKARRQAELDAVSFAPVVVERREEAPVALGSESRPVARPHVIELAIDGASVWIWRDAPMGMVTAIIDALKASS
- the tnpB gene encoding IS66 family insertion sequence element accessory protein TnpB (TnpB, as the term is used for proteins encoded by IS66 family insertion elements, is considered an accessory protein, since TnpC, encoded by a neighboring gene, is a DDE family transposase.); amino-acid sequence: MIGPTGAIRVMVATKPVDFRKGAEGLAALVRETMQADPFDGAVYVFRAKRADRIKLVFWDGTGVCLFAKRLEDGEFRWPKIEDGVMRLSAAQFSALLEGLDFRRVRAAKETAAPTLPG
- a CDS encoding CsbD family protein, translating into MDKENIKGAAQKVKGQIEEVAGKILGDKDLEIQGRADQVVGIVRDAVGTTKDAIKDAVKEAKKI
- the tnpC gene encoding IS66 family transposase — protein: MAQAIETLPDDPNELKAMLLAERARNERLVQIIKEMQRHRFGRRAETLPEDQMLLALEEVEQTEAGAAAEGEAKSAAEREKAARKRRTNRGALPAHLPRIETIIDIEDKACPCCKGALHQIGEDVSERLDVVPAQFRVLVTRRPKYACRACEGAVVQAPAPARLIEGGLPTEVTVAHVLVSKYADHLPLYRQAQIYARQGIALDRSTLADWVGRAAWHLRPVHERLLEHIRSSTKIFADETRAPVLDPGRGRTKTGQLWAYARDDRPWGGADPPIAVYVYAQNRKSEQPLTHLAGFTGVVQVDGYAGYRALTQKNSVSLAFCWSHVRRRFYELAAAGPAPIASEALARIGELYAIESDIRGQSAGKRRDARQEKSRPILDALEPWLREKLALISQKTKLAEAIRYALSRWDGLTRFIDDGRIEIDSNVVERAIRPIALNRKNALFAGSDGGGENWAIVASLIETCKLNGVDPLAYIADALSKIVNGHLASKLDELMPWAYAQSAVAFKEVA